Sequence from the Cellulomonas fimi ATCC 484 genome:
AGTAGGCTTTACCCGTCTGGTAAACCAGCATACACCACGACGGCTTTACCTGGGAGGTAAAGGTGCACCTGGCGTGGCGGGACCCTGCGCTCGAGCGCGTCTGCGGGTCGGGCGCGGCTCTCGAGCGGCGCTGGCCAGACTCCGCGGAGGCGGTGAAGTGCCTCCTGTGGCTCGTGAAGCACTCGCGAGACCTCGCGGAGCTCGCTCGGCACCCCAGCGTCGCCGTCACCGCCGGTGGAGTGGGCGGCCCTGGGGACCCGTTCCGCATTCGGCTTCGCACGGCGGAGATGCTCGCCATGGCCCTCACTAGGGCTGGCGAGGTAATAACCGCCGCAGGGCCGAACCAGCTCGCTGACCACGCGACCGCCTTGCTCGTGACAGACCTCACTGCCGAGGCTCTCGGCAGACTTCGGAAGGCAATCTGATGACGACATCCCGACCAAGCACAGTGCGCTACATTCCACGGGAGTTTGAACCCGACTGGGCAGTTGCACCTGGCGAGATGATTCAGCTAGCCCTTGAGGACCTCCGATTCACACAAGCCGACGTCGCCGCTCGTGCGAGCATTAGCGCCAAGCACCTGAACCAAGTGATCAAGGGGCATGTTCCCTTGTCACCGGAGGTGGCGGTCGCGCTCGAGCGGGTCCTTGGAGTTTCGGCCGATCATTGGCTTAGGCTTGAGGCAACGTGGCAGGCACATAGGGCGCGCGAGAGTGCGCAGATGTCGTTCGCCGGACTCTCTTCCTGGCTGCGGAAGTTCCCTGAAGACGTGCTGCGCCGACGCGCCATCATCGACGCAAGCGCACCCGTCGCCGAGCGAGCCGAGTCCCTATTGCGGTTCTTCCAGGTCGCCGACACCGAGGCCTTCAACCGAGTCTGGCTGGCGCCTCAGGCCAACTACAGACGAAGCCAGAAGTTCGAGATCGACGCCTTCGCTACTGCTCTTTGGCTCAGATTGGCCGAAGTGTCCGCCGAGGCAGCCCGCGACGCTCGACCCTATGATGCCGACAAGCTCCGGTCCGTAGCACGGGAGATTCCGTCCCTAACACGCGAGCCGGTGAAGATCGGATTCAAGAAGGCTCAAGACCTCCTCCGCGAGGCCGGCGTGCTACTGGTCTTTGAGCCAGAGGTCGCCGGGACTCGCATTACCGGTGCATCGCGCTGGCTCGCGTCAACGCACCCTGTGATCGCGCTCTCGGGCCGCCACAAGTTCCTCGACATCTTCTGGTTCGCTCTCCTGCATGAGATCGGACACGTGCTCCTGCACCCGAAGCGGGCCACGTACCTGGATGTGGAGCGCCGGAACGCGAACGATGACGCTGACGAACAGGAGAGCGCTGCGGACTCGTTCGCGGCGGACTTGATCCTCGGTGCGCGCCTGAAGGCAGAGCTCCGCGAGGTCAGCACGGCCGAGGAGTTGCTGGAACTGGCGCAGCGCGCCGGCGTTTCGCCGACAATGGTGGCCGGTCAGTATGCGCACGTGACGGGCGACTGGAGGACGTTCGGGCG
This genomic interval carries:
- a CDS encoding HigA family addiction module antitoxin, which produces MTTSRPSTVRYIPREFEPDWAVAPGEMIQLALEDLRFTQADVAARASISAKHLNQVIKGHVPLSPEVAVALERVLGVSADHWLRLEATWQAHRARESAQMSFAGLSSWLRKFPEDVLRRRAIIDASAPVAERAESLLRFFQVADTEAFNRVWLAPQANYRRSQKFEIDAFATALWLRLAEVSAEAARDARPYDADKLRSVAREIPSLTREPVKIGFKKAQDLLREAGVLLVFEPEVAGTRITGASRWLASTHPVIALSGRHKFLDIFWFALLHEIGHVLLHPKRATYLDVERRNANDDADEQESAADSFAADLILGARLKAELREVSTAEELLELAQRAGVSPTMVAGQYAHVTGDWRTFGRLRERADLSVLA